Proteins encoded by one window of Streptomyces uncialis:
- a CDS encoding phage portal protein, with product MAASSPMSLARQLLGVLHRDGDRLRRIDDYLHGRHGDPYMPPQADDEYRLLARRSVSNWMPLLVSTPAQALYVDGHRPGRSGESAVQPDSATPEWEHWQRSRLDARQAAVYRGALAYGHSFTVTERSRDGQVRTRGLSALRTSALYEDPANDDVPAAALTVTAWPVGESLGRARLWDARRVYEVVFRSAADEDSVRVDGGLVHGASECPVTRFAASVDLEGRTVGVIEPMIATQDRINQTSFDLLLAQSYGSTKVRTVTGMAPPVRRDPETGEPVLDESGNPIPLSINHNARRFLFAEDPDTRFGSLDETPLAGFVESLEMSIRHLSALAQVPPHAMLGQIANLSAEALQAAETSLSRMIAEFRTGFGESWERVFRLAGELSGNTASAEDHRGEVVWRDMESRSLAQAADALGKLREQLGIPERGLWRRVPGVTQTELEDWEEMREDDDSVGQLAGAITRATPESRPVEAVAA from the coding sequence GTGGCCGCTTCTTCCCCCATGTCGCTCGCTCGACAGCTTCTCGGCGTCCTTCATCGTGACGGTGACCGGCTGCGCCGGATCGACGACTATCTGCACGGTCGACATGGCGATCCGTACATGCCGCCCCAGGCGGACGACGAGTATCGGCTGCTGGCTCGCAGGTCGGTGTCAAATTGGATGCCCCTGCTCGTCTCGACCCCGGCGCAGGCCCTCTACGTGGATGGGCACCGGCCGGGTCGGAGCGGAGAGTCTGCGGTGCAGCCGGATTCGGCGACGCCGGAGTGGGAGCACTGGCAGCGGTCCCGGCTGGATGCTCGGCAGGCCGCTGTATATAGGGGTGCGCTCGCGTACGGGCACAGCTTCACCGTGACCGAGCGGTCCCGGGACGGCCAGGTGCGTACACGGGGTCTGTCCGCGTTGCGGACGAGCGCGCTGTATGAGGACCCGGCGAACGATGACGTGCCGGCCGCCGCACTGACGGTGACCGCCTGGCCGGTGGGTGAGTCGCTGGGCCGGGCCCGGCTGTGGGACGCCCGCCGGGTGTACGAGGTGGTCTTCCGGTCTGCGGCTGACGAGGACTCGGTGCGGGTCGACGGTGGGCTCGTCCACGGGGCGAGCGAGTGTCCGGTGACCCGGTTCGCGGCCTCCGTGGATCTGGAGGGTCGGACTGTCGGCGTGATCGAGCCGATGATCGCCACTCAAGATCGAATCAATCAAACGTCGTTCGACTTGCTCCTGGCGCAGAGTTACGGCTCCACCAAGGTCAGGACCGTTACGGGCATGGCGCCGCCAGTCCGGCGGGACCCCGAGACTGGTGAGCCGGTCCTCGACGAATCCGGCAACCCCATACCCCTGTCGATCAACCACAACGCCCGCCGATTCTTGTTCGCCGAAGATCCCGACACAAGATTCGGGAGCCTCGACGAGACGCCACTCGCTGGTTTCGTTGAGTCCCTGGAGATGAGCATCCGGCATCTCAGCGCGCTCGCGCAGGTGCCTCCCCACGCGATGCTGGGGCAGATCGCCAACTTGAGCGCCGAGGCGCTCCAAGCGGCCGAGACTTCGCTGTCCCGGATGATCGCGGAGTTCCGGACGGGCTTCGGCGAGTCGTGGGAAAGAGTTTTCAGGCTCGCGGGCGAGCTGTCCGGCAACACGGCGTCGGCCGAGGACCACCGGGGCGAGGTCGTGTGGCGGGACATGGAGTCCCGGTCGCTCGCCCAGGCCGCCGACGCCCTCGGCAAGTTGCGCGAACAGCTCGGCATCCCTGAGCGGGGCCTGTGGCGCCGCGTGCCGGGTGTGACCCAGACCGAACTTGAGGACTGGGAGGAGATGCGGGAGGACGACGACTCGGTGGGGCAGCTCGCGGGCGCGATCACCCGCGCGACCCCCGAGTCCCGCCCGGTTGAAGCGGTGGCGGCGTGA
- a CDS encoding phage terminase small subunit codes for MPGPVPNREDDLARPRERKGGDVQSVSRGVARPAKVPNGDRSWHPIAKRLWDSLKESGQADFYQASDWALAYSLCEDLSYYKASGKRSGQMLQTIYSAFERLLVAEGDRRRVRIELHEPVPDEQSAAVLAIADYKKDLGLAE; via the coding sequence ATGCCCGGCCCCGTACCCAATCGCGAGGACGACCTCGCCCGCCCCCGCGAGCGCAAGGGTGGCGATGTCCAGTCGGTGTCGCGCGGGGTCGCCCGGCCCGCGAAGGTCCCGAACGGCGACCGCTCCTGGCACCCGATCGCGAAGCGCTTGTGGGACTCCCTGAAGGAGTCCGGTCAGGCGGATTTCTACCAGGCGAGCGACTGGGCCCTCGCCTACTCGCTGTGTGAAGACCTGTCCTACTACAAGGCGTCGGGGAAGCGCAGTGGTCAGATGCTTCAGACGATCTACTCCGCTTTCGAGCGGCTCCTCGTTGCCGAGGGCGACCGGCGCCGTGTGCGTATCGAACTGCACGAGCCTGTGCCCGACGAGCAATCTGCGGCGGTCCTCGCTATCGCTGACTACAAGAAGGATCTCGGACTCGCCGAGTAA
- a CDS encoding phage tail tube protein, producing MPINDSATLVVGSGNYLTAPVGTPMPADLLTPTSPWQTVGHTSLEDVFGITSEGGEATTIGSLQNKSLRTKYSARTETMTFTLQQFDTAALRLYFGANSPILPDGSVGVPTNPEPTQSGFLAIFVDGENHFAFYAPRSEIYRADDMAIADTESLAGLPLGVKPMAHGSNSWTYAITPLGGVLATGATAGSPGAFTPDGATVPADLGALASVIATPTAAWATGQHVVLGDAAKAHWTGTAWAAGQAV from the coding sequence TTGCCGATCAATGATTCTGCAACGCTCGTCGTTGGCAGTGGCAACTACCTTACGGCGCCCGTCGGGACGCCTATGCCCGCCGACCTTCTGACCCCCACTTCCCCCTGGCAGACCGTCGGCCATACCTCACTTGAGGACGTTTTCGGCATCACGTCAGAGGGCGGCGAAGCGACCACCATCGGATCGCTCCAGAACAAGTCTCTCCGCACGAAATATTCGGCGCGCACGGAGACCATGACTTTCACCCTCCAGCAGTTCGACACCGCCGCCCTTCGACTGTACTTCGGCGCCAACTCACCTATTCTCCCGGATGGTTCGGTGGGCGTTCCCACGAATCCGGAGCCGACACAGTCGGGGTTTCTCGCCATCTTCGTCGACGGCGAGAACCATTTCGCCTTCTACGCGCCGCGTTCGGAGATTTACCGGGCGGACGACATGGCAATCGCGGATACGGAGTCCCTTGCGGGCCTCCCCCTCGGCGTGAAGCCCATGGCTCACGGCTCGAATTCGTGGACGTATGCGATCACGCCGCTCGGCGGCGTCCTGGCGACCGGCGCGACCGCAGGGTCCCCGGGTGCATTCACCCCGGACGGGGCCACCGTTCCGGCCGATCTCGGAGCCCTCGCGTCCGTGATCGCCACCCCGACGGCGGCATGGGCCACCGGTCAGCACGTCGTTCTCGGCGACGCCGCGAAGGCCCACTGGACCGGCACTGCGTGGGCCGCCGGCCAGGCCGTCTGA
- a CDS encoding DUF5403 family protein translates to MAEVYDRVRGGQLEKVLALLPGVQDALDAARFEIAARAEELLLQHRREGHASIDVEDGRVDKYVVLDDERGKRAALSIEFGRAESIVVRRARDGSTYLDVLPASEGLFILARAANLPKKRKGKVHL, encoded by the coding sequence ATGGCTGAGGTCTACGACCGAGTCCGCGGTGGACAGTTGGAGAAGGTTCTCGCCCTGCTGCCCGGCGTCCAAGACGCGCTCGACGCAGCGCGGTTCGAGATTGCCGCCCGCGCTGAGGAGCTACTCCTCCAGCACCGCAGGGAGGGCCACGCCTCCATCGACGTGGAGGACGGCCGGGTCGACAAGTACGTGGTCCTCGACGACGAACGCGGCAAGCGAGCCGCCCTGTCGATCGAGTTCGGCCGCGCTGAGTCGATCGTCGTTCGCCGCGCCCGTGACGGCTCCACCTACCTCGACGTGCTGCCGGCGAGCGAGGGCCTGTTCATCCTGGCCCGCGCCGCGAACCTGCCGAAGAAGCGGAAGGGGAAGGTGCACCTCTGA
- a CDS encoding phage tail assembly protein, whose protein sequence is MASYTLDDIRSAADRKYGSTDIEVSGETVRLLNPLRLTKAKRDSLLGLQEEMVRDDADQAALLSEAIRTVAQSETAADSLLTEIGGDLAVLAEVFGRYGESTQAGEASASHG, encoded by the coding sequence TTGGCTTCGTACACCCTCGACGACATCCGCTCCGCCGCCGACCGCAAGTACGGCTCCACCGACATCGAGGTGAGCGGGGAGACCGTCCGGCTCCTCAACCCCCTGCGGCTGACCAAGGCCAAGCGGGACTCGCTCCTCGGCCTCCAGGAGGAGATGGTCCGCGACGACGCCGACCAGGCCGCGCTTCTGTCGGAGGCGATCCGCACCGTGGCCCAGTCGGAGACGGCCGCGGATTCCCTCCTCACCGAGATCGGCGGCGATCTCGCCGTCCTCGCCGAGGTGTTCGGCCGATACGGGGAGAGCACCCAGGCGGGGGAAGCCTCGGCCTCGCACGGCTGA
- a CDS encoding HNH endonuclease: MAQVRKAVPAEVKRAVLVEAGHRCAIPTCKTSTTEIAHIKPWRVVREHKFENLIALCPTCHTRFDGGEIDRKAMLQYKANLGVINGRYGEIERRVLALFAENPEINSVPMPAASDIAMMHLVKDGLFARGLKPNLGIMIANGACATIDFTGKTQEFYTITEKGRDLVSRLTEARSLN, encoded by the coding sequence ATGGCACAAGTTCGAAAGGCTGTCCCCGCGGAAGTGAAGCGGGCCGTGCTCGTTGAGGCGGGGCACCGATGCGCGATCCCAACGTGCAAGACCAGTACGACGGAGATCGCGCACATCAAGCCGTGGCGCGTCGTGCGCGAGCACAAGTTCGAGAACCTCATTGCGCTCTGCCCGACGTGTCACACGCGCTTCGACGGCGGAGAGATCGATCGCAAGGCGATGCTCCAGTACAAGGCGAACCTCGGCGTGATCAACGGACGGTACGGAGAGATCGAGCGCCGTGTCTTGGCGCTGTTCGCCGAGAATCCAGAGATCAACTCGGTGCCGATGCCCGCTGCCTCCGACATCGCAATGATGCACCTGGTGAAAGACGGGCTTTTTGCGCGCGGGCTGAAGCCCAACTTGGGCATCATGATCGCCAACGGGGCTTGCGCAACGATCGACTTCACGGGGAAGACCCAGGAGTTCTACACCATCACCGAGAAGGGCCGAGACCTTGTGTCTAGGCTCACGGAGGCGCGCTCACTGAACTGA
- a CDS encoding transposase, translating to MTRGGADLELERAQMPKGFKCPVCGTNTVQRVSTNKLQCTKCKSRYDKSVFGL from the coding sequence GTGACGAGAGGTGGCGCAGACCTTGAGCTGGAGAGAGCCCAAATGCCTAAGGGATTCAAGTGCCCCGTGTGCGGTACGAACACCGTTCAGCGGGTCAGCACCAACAAGTTGCAGTGCACGAAGTGCAAGTCGCGCTACGACAAGAGCGTCTTCGGGCTCTGA
- a CDS encoding VG15 protein, translating to MTVSAARSTETDEATAAFHVALAQIGAETAVGAMALWADVPTDLRAATAGGWLRRAITLVMGQRRRSRDLARAFYRLARALQTGRTVADPYHPEPTHVTLADLRREFAALAGAARPMAPAGGGAATGESGEAPRPAVEDERVLVEELPGLREAEEAIERQAEEELATVLEALGILNLHRKVAEVDDGQPARVADRERAEAHRQAGAQQAAAASRVAMNGARSATWNHMRRDGRALGYVRLSKSGTPCGWCAMLISRGAVYKSRESATFADGDRYHDNCVCYAAPVFNRQQFQGSELMALSREYGALWPKVTKGLSGKAAVSAWRRFIRQKHRAAEAQEAERQSTITAQEA from the coding sequence GTGACGGTGTCCGCCGCCCGGTCCACCGAGACGGACGAGGCCACCGCGGCTTTCCATGTGGCGCTGGCGCAGATCGGCGCGGAGACGGCCGTCGGGGCGATGGCCCTGTGGGCGGATGTGCCGACCGATCTGCGTGCGGCGACGGCCGGGGGCTGGCTGCGGCGGGCGATCACGCTCGTCATGGGTCAGCGGCGGCGGTCGAGGGATCTCGCCAGGGCGTTCTACCGTCTCGCCCGTGCTCTCCAGACCGGCCGTACGGTGGCCGATCCCTACCACCCCGAACCGACGCACGTCACCCTGGCCGATCTGCGCCGGGAGTTCGCGGCGCTGGCGGGGGCCGCTCGTCCCATGGCTCCGGCCGGGGGTGGGGCCGCGACCGGCGAGTCCGGGGAAGCCCCGCGTCCGGCCGTCGAGGACGAGCGGGTTCTTGTCGAAGAGCTGCCTGGTCTCCGGGAGGCCGAGGAGGCGATCGAGCGCCAGGCCGAGGAGGAACTCGCCACGGTCCTCGAAGCGCTCGGCATTCTGAACCTGCATCGCAAGGTGGCCGAGGTAGACGACGGGCAGCCCGCCCGGGTCGCCGACCGCGAGCGGGCCGAGGCCCATCGGCAGGCCGGTGCGCAGCAGGCCGCCGCCGCGTCCCGGGTCGCGATGAACGGTGCCCGGTCAGCGACGTGGAACCACATGCGGCGGGATGGGCGGGCCCTCGGCTACGTCCGGCTTTCCAAGTCGGGCACGCCGTGCGGCTGGTGCGCGATGTTGATCAGCCGGGGCGCCGTCTACAAGTCCCGCGAGTCCGCGACCTTCGCCGACGGTGACCGCTACCACGACAACTGCGTCTGCTACGCCGCCCCGGTCTTCAACCGGCAGCAGTTCCAGGGCTCCGAGCTGATGGCCCTGTCCCGCGAGTACGGGGCCCTGTGGCCCAAGGTCACCAAGGGTCTGTCCGGCAAGGCCGCCGTCTCGGCGTGGCGCCGGTTCATCCGCCAGAAGCACAGAGCCGCAGAAGCCCAGGAGGCCGAGCGGCAGTCCACGATCACAGCCCAGGAGGCGTGA
- a CDS encoding DNA cytosine methyltransferase translates to MFTLVNAPCPDAPWLAEQWTTKQLEAVAGPWPVRWLFPPNPGDPPRVVYPFSGPGGLETGIRDVLGMDLDIVGIELKADASATAVSAGFQRIVADIRTLDPHHPALRWTTGLLLTAPCQCWTPAGKRAGLDPHNQQIFLDMLTCAWEATIGVWQDQECSEDCPTTCFDCFEGWSGPIYGLDEVRGMAVELTDARIGLLAEVVIWGLGLSVASDDFRWIAMEQSSALPEEIIEGIRDEFVCAGWLSTDFHVLDAVDYGLASRRKRAFMLASRHTFLDPDHVKPVADIPTTSAASALGWPEGIRVNTRGERKTAGGNCWSADKPATAITSKIRGWYWEHDPARRFSLDEAALLVGFRPGYPWTGSRSGCTQQIGDVVAPPMGAVVVGSLLSRPWEDRLRQYLADIYDHTPSERGHALAA, encoded by the coding sequence ATGTTCACCCTTGTCAATGCCCCCTGCCCGGACGCGCCCTGGCTGGCGGAACAGTGGACCACCAAGCAGCTCGAAGCCGTCGCCGGACCATGGCCCGTGCGCTGGCTCTTCCCCCCGAATCCCGGCGACCCGCCACGGGTCGTGTACCCCTTCAGCGGACCCGGCGGCCTGGAGACCGGCATCAGGGACGTGCTTGGGATGGACCTCGACATCGTCGGCATCGAACTGAAGGCCGACGCATCCGCCACCGCCGTCAGCGCCGGGTTCCAGCGGATCGTCGCGGACATCCGGACACTTGACCCCCACCATCCGGCCCTCCGATGGACTACCGGACTCCTGCTCACTGCCCCGTGCCAGTGCTGGACCCCGGCCGGCAAGCGCGCCGGACTCGACCCTCACAACCAGCAGATTTTCCTCGACATGCTCACCTGCGCATGGGAGGCGACCATCGGTGTCTGGCAGGACCAGGAGTGCTCCGAAGACTGCCCGACCACCTGCTTCGACTGCTTTGAAGGCTGGTCGGGCCCGATCTATGGGCTCGATGAAGTACGAGGTATGGCAGTCGAGTTGACCGACGCTCGCATTGGCCTCCTCGCCGAAGTGGTCATCTGGGGCCTCGGCCTCTCCGTCGCCAGCGACGACTTCCGCTGGATCGCCATGGAGCAGTCCAGCGCCCTTCCCGAGGAGATCATCGAAGGCATCCGCGACGAGTTCGTCTGCGCCGGGTGGCTCTCCACCGACTTCCACGTCCTCGACGCCGTCGACTACGGGCTTGCCAGCCGCCGGAAGCGGGCGTTCATGCTCGCCTCCCGGCACACCTTCCTCGACCCTGACCACGTCAAGCCCGTCGCGGACATCCCCACCACCAGCGCGGCCAGCGCCCTTGGCTGGCCCGAAGGCATCCGCGTCAACACGAGGGGCGAGCGCAAGACGGCTGGCGGGAACTGCTGGTCGGCGGACAAGCCCGCCACCGCCATCACCAGCAAGATCAGGGGCTGGTACTGGGAGCACGACCCGGCACGCAGGTTCAGCCTTGACGAGGCCGCCCTTCTCGTCGGCTTCCGCCCTGGATACCCGTGGACCGGCTCCCGGTCCGGCTGTACCCAGCAGATCGGCGACGTGGTCGCTCCGCCCATGGGCGCCGTCGTTGTCGGCAGCCTCCTCTCACGCCCGTGGGAAGACCGGCTCCGTCAGTACCTCGCCGACATCTATGACCACACGCCCAGCGAGCGTGGACACGCGCTCGCCGCATGA
- a CDS encoding antirestriction protein ArdA, whose translation MSTTTTVRPRAWIGCLACYNAGRLVGDWHDGDVAGLVTPEDLHGRPTTHEEMWVMDHENYCGAITGECSPSHAAEVAEALAELDEGDAEAFAIWMRHWGMYADRDEWVDQFRDAYRGFHRSEAEYAQEWAEEMASPEEVARMNTWPFSEIDWDRAAEVLFADLHAEASAGGVHVFWCE comes from the coding sequence ATGTCCACAACCACCACCGTCCGGCCCCGCGCCTGGATCGGCTGTCTGGCCTGCTACAACGCGGGCCGACTCGTCGGCGACTGGCACGACGGCGATGTAGCCGGTCTTGTCACGCCCGAAGACCTCCATGGCCGCCCCACCACCCACGAAGAGATGTGGGTCATGGACCACGAGAACTACTGCGGCGCGATCACGGGCGAGTGCTCTCCCTCGCACGCCGCAGAGGTCGCCGAGGCCCTGGCTGAACTCGACGAAGGGGATGCGGAGGCGTTCGCCATCTGGATGCGCCATTGGGGCATGTACGCGGATCGAGACGAGTGGGTGGATCAATTCCGCGACGCCTACCGCGGATTCCATCGGAGCGAGGCCGAATATGCCCAGGAGTGGGCCGAGGAGATGGCCAGCCCGGAGGAGGTGGCCCGTATGAACACCTGGCCGTTCAGCGAGATCGACTGGGACCGCGCTGCCGAAGTCCTCTTTGCCGACCTTCACGCCGAGGCGTCGGCCGGCGGCGTCCACGTCTTCTGGTGCGAATGA
- a CDS encoding terminase, protein MPARTLGWQVAGWCAEYLDGEGSTDEKRVPWRFTREQLRFLLWWYAIGEDGEFVYRTGVLQRLKGWGKDPLLAVISLVEFVGPSRFSHWDENGEPVAKPHPQAWVQVTAVSQEQTVNTMGYLPVLMSEKLISTYGIKLGAELIRADRGRKRLQAVTSSYRAIEGKRTTFTLLNETHHWVLGNGGVKMYETIDGNATKMDSRYLSITNAFMPGEDSVAERMREAYEKVREGLAADVGALYDSIEAHPATPLTAEALRIVIPKIRGDAVWLKVETIIKSVLNLTISAARSRRMYLNQIVAEEDAVHGPAEWDVLRDTSLSLKPGDEITVGFDGGLRDDATALVAVRVSDMAAFLIGLWEKPDGPAGANWEVPKAEVDSAVHDTFRVFSVQGMYADVALWESYISEWSEAYGEGLAVKAPGKDAIGWDMRSSLKSSTLAHERLMRSIFDRKLRHDGDLKLRRHALNARRRVNNYGVSFGKESRESPKKVDAYAALMLAHEALTDLRARGKRVRKRTGRGFFI, encoded by the coding sequence TTGCCGGCGCGCACTCTCGGCTGGCAGGTCGCCGGCTGGTGCGCGGAGTACCTCGACGGCGAGGGCTCGACCGACGAGAAGCGTGTCCCCTGGCGCTTCACCCGCGAGCAGCTCCGCTTCCTCCTGTGGTGGTACGCCATCGGCGAGGACGGCGAGTTCGTCTACAGAACCGGCGTCTTGCAGAGACTCAAGGGCTGGGGCAAGGACCCGCTTCTCGCGGTGATCTCGCTCGTGGAGTTCGTCGGGCCGTCGCGCTTCTCCCACTGGGACGAGAACGGCGAGCCGGTAGCCAAGCCACACCCACAGGCGTGGGTGCAGGTGACGGCCGTCAGCCAAGAGCAGACGGTGAACACCATGGGCTACCTGCCGGTCCTGATGTCCGAGAAGCTGATCTCGACGTACGGCATCAAGCTTGGCGCCGAGCTGATCCGGGCGGACCGGGGGCGCAAGCGCCTCCAGGCCGTGACCAGCTCGTATCGCGCGATCGAGGGCAAGAGAACAACTTTCACCTTGCTCAATGAAACTCATCACTGGGTCTTGGGCAACGGCGGCGTCAAGATGTACGAGACCATCGACGGCAACGCCACAAAAATGGACTCCCGCTATCTCAGCATCACCAACGCCTTCATGCCGGGCGAGGACAGCGTCGCCGAGCGGATGCGCGAGGCGTACGAGAAGGTCCGGGAGGGCTTGGCGGCCGATGTCGGCGCGCTGTACGACTCGATCGAGGCTCACCCTGCGACGCCCCTGACGGCCGAGGCCCTGCGCATCGTCATCCCGAAAATCAGGGGTGACGCGGTGTGGCTCAAAGTCGAAACGATCATCAAGTCTGTCCTCAACCTGACGATCTCCGCCGCGCGTTCGCGGCGCATGTACTTGAATCAGATCGTCGCCGAAGAGGACGCGGTGCACGGTCCGGCCGAGTGGGATGTCCTACGGGACACCTCGCTTTCGCTGAAGCCCGGCGACGAGATCACAGTCGGCTTCGACGGCGGCCTCCGGGACGACGCGACCGCCTTGGTTGCCGTTCGCGTCTCCGACATGGCCGCCTTCCTGATCGGCCTGTGGGAGAAGCCAGACGGCCCGGCCGGGGCGAACTGGGAGGTTCCGAAGGCCGAGGTTGACTCGGCCGTGCACGACACCTTCCGTGTCTTCTCGGTGCAGGGCATGTATGCCGACGTTGCCCTCTGGGAGTCGTACATCTCCGAGTGGTCGGAGGCGTACGGCGAGGGCCTGGCCGTGAAGGCGCCCGGCAAGGACGCGATCGGCTGGGACATGCGGTCGAGCCTCAAGTCCTCGACCCTCGCGCACGAACGGCTCATGCGCTCCATCTTCGACAGGAAGCTCCGCCACGACGGCGACCTGAAGCTGCGTCGGCACGCGCTCAATGCGCGGCGCCGGGTGAACAACTACGGCGTCTCGTTCGGCAAGGAAAGCCGGGAGAGCCCGAAGAAGGTCGACGCGTACGCGGCGCTCATGTTGGCGCACGAGGCTCTCACCGATCTCCGTGCCCGCGGCAAGCGCGTCCGCAAGCGGACCGGCCGGGGCTTCTTCATTTGA
- a CDS encoding phage head completion protein produces the protein MWRTVEVTDQRGNTVAMADPAGPISVRAAFVPQRSARAEVTGQQQINVVRMIVDSHLPGVSLWSRVEYAGRQWDIVSPPAYHHGDRRTRHWSMDLRERP, from the coding sequence GTGTGGCGCACGGTCGAGGTCACCGATCAGCGCGGAAACACCGTCGCCATGGCCGATCCAGCCGGGCCCATCTCGGTGCGGGCCGCGTTCGTTCCCCAGCGGTCCGCCCGCGCGGAGGTCACCGGTCAGCAGCAGATCAACGTTGTCCGGATGATCGTCGACAGCCACCTGCCGGGCGTATCGCTGTGGTCCCGGGTCGAGTACGCGGGCCGCCAGTGGGACATCGTGTCCCCGCCCGCCTACCACCACGGGGACCGCCGCACCCGGCACTGGAGCATGGACCTGCGGGAGCGTCCCTGA